Proteins from a single region of Lentimicrobium saccharophilum:
- the fabG gene encoding 3-oxoacyl-[acyl-carrier-protein] reductase codes for MKLLEGKTALVTGGARGIGKAIALRFAAEGANVAFSDLNYDENAIALEKELAALGVKAKGYASDASSFEGSDKLINDVTNDFGRIDVLVNNAGITRDNLLMRMTEADWDLVIKVNLKSIFNMTKAVQKVMLKQRSGSIINMSSVVGLSGNAGQSNYSASKAGLVGFTKSMAQELGSRSIRCNAIAPGFIETDMTAKLPEDVRKAWIEGIPLRRGGKPEDVADVSLFLASDLSSYVTGQVISVCGGMHM; via the coding sequence ATGAAATTACTTGAAGGAAAAACCGCACTGGTTACCGGAGGTGCCCGTGGTATCGGAAAAGCCATTGCGCTCAGATTTGCAGCTGAAGGTGCCAATGTGGCATTCTCCGACCTGAATTACGATGAAAACGCCATTGCACTGGAAAAGGAACTCGCTGCCCTGGGTGTGAAAGCGAAAGGTTATGCCTCGGATGCAAGTTCATTCGAAGGGAGTGATAAACTGATCAATGATGTTACAAATGATTTCGGCCGCATCGATGTGCTTGTAAACAATGCCGGAATTACCCGTGATAATCTGTTGATGCGCATGACCGAAGCCGATTGGGATCTGGTTATCAAAGTTAACCTGAAATCCATCTTTAATATGACCAAAGCGGTTCAGAAAGTAATGCTGAAACAGCGCAGCGGTTCCATCATCAATATGAGTTCTGTGGTTGGGCTTTCGGGCAATGCGGGGCAATCAAACTATTCAGCTTCAAAGGCCGGCCTCGTTGGATTTACCAAATCCATGGCCCAGGAACTCGGTTCGCGCAGCATCCGCTGCAATGCCATAGCCCCCGGGTTTATCGAGACTGATATGACCGCTAAACTGCCGGAAGATGTCCGCAAGGCATGGATAGAAGGTATTCCCCTCAGGCGCGGCGGGAAACCGGAAGATGTTGCCGATGTCAGCCTGTTCCTTGCCTCTGACCTATCTTCTTATGTAACTGGTCAGGTGATCAGCGTCTGCGGTGGAATGCACATGTAA
- the glgP gene encoding alpha-glucan family phosphorylase has product MTEKLKTLRPDYIFETSWEICNKVGGIYTVVSTKAPGVQREYEDNYILIGPDVWKETNHNPDFIEDRYIYRSWREYAESNGLRLRIGRWNIKSRPIVVLVDFTPYFQQKDKIFAKFWESFQLDSISGQWDYVEPALFGYAAAKVIESFYEFNISAHDRIVALFHEWMTGTGVLHLREAVPQVGCIFTTHATALGRAVAGNNLPLYGEFASYPPDAAARRFDIVSKFSLERAAAQASDAFTTVSDITATECRHFLGRPVDLVTPNGFDDGFVPSPAEFGNRREMARVKLLQVSRALFNTDLPEDSMLVVNSGRYEFRNKGIDIYIEALAGLNRNPELKRQVVAFITVPANHSGPSAELLKRLNEPDFSNPVEGVYLTHGLHDAEYDQVLNKARSAGLLNKAGDKVKLVFVPSYLDGTDGIFNYSYYELLIGFDLSVFPSYYEPWGYTPLESLAFHIPTITTSLAGFGLWIREKMKQYEPGAWVIDRKDNNYNEVVTSITEILFKFSGFNGNQTEDARNLAWQISRIALWDDLAGKYREAFSIALGKAQLREELYRDKRQPDMLMSFPLKQHQTPVWHKVLVKPGIPERFNGLKRLSRNLWWCWNHEAEELFRMIDPVQWETLHHNPIALLESLTVKQMLQLERNEAFVSKLDHVYEEFERYMKKGAEKSRHQIAYFSMEYGLHDTVQIFSGGLGVLAGDYLKEASDSNANMVGVGLLYRYGYFRQNLSISGDQIDSYNPQKFTHMPLKPVRNGNGEWLKVSIALPGRNLYAKVWKLDVGRVPLYLLDADIDENNEQDRFITHQLYGGDWDNRFKQELLLGVGGIRMLKALGFNPSVYHCNEGHAAFIGIERLRLLVHEQKFSFDQALEIVRATQLFTTHTPVPAGHDAFSEDVLRAYIPHYADRLNLSWNSFMNLGRYVEDKHDEKFSMSVLATRLSQEMNGVSRIHGRVSREMFQGMFPGYYPEELYISHVTNGVHLPTWASVEWKDLYARYFGEDFLTNQPDRARWQKIAEVPDEEIWALRNKHRRKLIAYLRNRLGEDLKHRQENPKFIMKTLDNLDDNTLTIGFARRFATYKRAHLLFTNPERLAQLVNNTEHPVQFVFAGKAHPADKAGQDLIKRIIEFSKQPQFMGKVVFVENYDMALGAQLVQGVDVWLNTPTRPLEASGTSGEKAVMNGVVNFSVLDGWWAEGYKPNAGWALQEERTYENQQFQDELDAENIYNIFEEEIIPAFYDRNSKGIPEKWVSYIKNTIAGISPEFTMKRMLDDYYNQFYNKLIKRSSMLFANDFENVRMISSWKRRILRGWESIEVVSVNVPDLTRKPLRLGENFVAEIVVNVNELSANDIGLEVLFGHKVNDEVKKISFIEEMAIAGVNGNIVTFFIEIPTLQAGVFDYAFRLFPRHPMLPHRQDFNLVRWISASNT; this is encoded by the coding sequence CTTATAGGCCCCGACGTCTGGAAAGAAACGAACCACAACCCCGATTTTATTGAAGACCGTTACATATACCGCTCCTGGCGCGAGTATGCAGAATCCAACGGCCTTCGCCTCAGGATAGGTCGCTGGAATATCAAGAGCCGTCCGATTGTGGTACTGGTTGATTTTACGCCCTATTTTCAGCAGAAGGATAAAATTTTTGCGAAATTCTGGGAATCCTTCCAGCTGGACTCTATTTCAGGGCAATGGGATTATGTTGAGCCGGCCCTCTTTGGGTATGCTGCAGCCAAGGTTATAGAAAGCTTTTACGAGTTCAATATTTCCGCCCATGATCGCATTGTGGCATTATTCCATGAGTGGATGACCGGCACCGGTGTGCTGCACCTCCGTGAGGCGGTGCCGCAGGTAGGATGTATATTTACCACCCATGCCACGGCGCTGGGAAGGGCTGTTGCCGGCAATAATCTTCCGCTGTACGGTGAATTTGCCAGTTATCCGCCCGATGCCGCTGCACGCAGATTTGACATTGTATCAAAGTTTTCACTGGAACGGGCTGCAGCGCAGGCCAGTGATGCATTTACCACTGTGAGCGATATTACGGCGACCGAATGCAGGCACTTCCTTGGTCGTCCGGTTGACCTGGTTACCCCCAACGGTTTCGACGATGGCTTTGTGCCGTCGCCCGCCGAATTCGGCAACCGCCGCGAAATGGCCAGGGTTAAGCTGTTACAGGTTTCCAGGGCGTTATTCAATACCGATCTGCCTGAGGATTCCATGCTCGTGGTGAACAGCGGACGGTACGAATTCCGCAATAAAGGAATCGATATTTACATCGAAGCGCTTGCAGGGTTAAACCGGAATCCTGAACTGAAACGTCAGGTGGTAGCCTTTATTACTGTGCCTGCCAATCATTCAGGTCCTTCGGCTGAGCTGCTGAAACGGCTGAATGAACCCGATTTCAGCAATCCTGTTGAAGGAGTCTACCTTACCCATGGGCTTCACGATGCTGAATACGATCAGGTACTGAACAAGGCCAGGTCGGCCGGATTGCTGAACAAGGCCGGCGACAAGGTTAAGCTTGTGTTTGTACCTTCTTATCTTGATGGAACCGATGGAATCTTCAATTACTCCTATTATGAATTACTGATCGGTTTCGATCTTTCAGTATTCCCGTCCTATTATGAACCGTGGGGATACACTCCGCTGGAGAGCCTTGCATTTCATATTCCCACCATCACAACATCCCTTGCAGGATTTGGACTTTGGATCAGGGAGAAAATGAAGCAATATGAGCCCGGAGCCTGGGTTATTGATCGAAAGGATAATAATTACAATGAAGTTGTAACCTCAATAACTGAAATCCTGTTTAAATTTTCAGGATTTAACGGAAATCAAACTGAAGATGCCAGGAATCTGGCCTGGCAGATATCCCGGATCGCCCTCTGGGATGACCTTGCCGGGAAATACAGGGAAGCATTTTCCATCGCATTGGGCAAGGCACAGTTGCGCGAGGAATTGTACCGCGACAAACGTCAGCCCGATATGCTGATGAGTTTTCCGCTTAAGCAGCACCAGACTCCGGTTTGGCACAAAGTGCTCGTTAAACCCGGGATTCCTGAGCGTTTTAACGGGCTGAAACGCCTGTCGCGAAACCTGTGGTGGTGCTGGAACCACGAGGCTGAAGAGCTGTTCCGCATGATTGATCCTGTACAGTGGGAAACCCTGCATCACAACCCGATCGCGCTGCTTGAATCGCTTACGGTGAAACAGATGCTGCAGCTTGAACGCAATGAAGCATTTGTGAGCAAACTCGACCATGTTTATGAAGAGTTTGAACGCTACATGAAGAAGGGCGCTGAAAAATCCAGACATCAGATCGCCTATTTCAGCATGGAATATGGTTTGCACGACACCGTACAGATATTCTCCGGCGGGCTTGGAGTGCTGGCCGGAGACTACCTGAAGGAAGCAAGCGATTCCAACGCGAATATGGTCGGCGTGGGACTGTTGTACCGTTATGGATATTTCAGGCAGAACCTTTCCATATCCGGCGACCAGATTGATAGCTACAATCCGCAGAAATTTACCCACATGCCACTGAAACCGGTGCGCAACGGTAACGGTGAATGGCTTAAGGTGTCCATCGCCCTGCCGGGACGTAATCTTTACGCCAAGGTCTGGAAACTGGATGTAGGCCGCGTACCCCTCTATCTGCTGGATGCGGATATTGACGAAAACAATGAACAGGACCGTTTCATTACCCATCAGTTATATGGTGGTGACTGGGATAACCGTTTCAAACAGGAATTGCTGCTTGGCGTCGGAGGTATCCGTATGTTAAAGGCCCTCGGATTCAACCCATCGGTATATCATTGCAACGAAGGACATGCTGCATTTATTGGCATCGAAAGGCTTCGCCTGCTTGTTCACGAACAGAAATTCTCATTTGATCAGGCACTCGAGATTGTGAGGGCCACCCAGTTATTTACGACACACACCCCTGTTCCGGCAGGACATGATGCATTCAGCGAAGATGTGCTCAGGGCTTACATACCGCATTATGCCGACCGCCTGAACCTGAGCTGGAATTCATTTATGAACCTGGGCCGTTATGTTGAGGACAAACATGACGAAAAGTTCTCGATGAGCGTGCTGGCCACACGCCTTTCGCAGGAAATGAACGGGGTAAGCCGCATCCATGGAAGGGTGAGCCGCGAAATGTTCCAGGGGATGTTCCCTGGTTACTATCCGGAGGAATTGTATATCTCGCATGTTACCAATGGCGTGCACCTGCCTACCTGGGCTTCGGTTGAATGGAAGGACCTGTATGCCCGTTATTTTGGAGAGGACTTTCTTACTAATCAGCCGGACAGGGCCCGCTGGCAGAAGATAGCTGAGGTGCCTGATGAAGAAATCTGGGCTTTAAGAAATAAGCATCGCAGAAAACTGATCGCTTACCTCCGCAACAGGCTGGGGGAGGACCTGAAACACAGGCAGGAAAATCCCAAGTTTATTATGAAAACGCTGGATAACCTGGATGATAATACACTAACCATTGGTTTTGCCCGGCGTTTTGCCACCTACAAGCGCGCGCACCTTTTGTTCACCAATCCTGAACGTCTCGCTCAACTGGTAAACAACACGGAGCATCCGGTGCAGTTTGTATTTGCCGGTAAAGCACATCCTGCTGATAAGGCCGGGCAGGATCTGATCAAGCGCATCATTGAGTTTTCGAAACAACCCCAGTTTATGGGTAAGGTAGTATTCGTCGAAAACTATGACATGGCACTGGGTGCCCAATTGGTGCAGGGGGTCGATGTCTGGTTGAATACGCCGACACGCCCGCTCGAAGCTTCGGGTACCAGCGGCGAAAAAGCCGTTATGAACGGTGTGGTGAACTTCAGCGTGCTCGACGGCTGGTGGGCCGAAGGTTACAAGCCGAATGCCGGCTGGGCGCTGCAGGAAGAACGTACATACGAAAATCAGCAGTTCCAGGATGAACTGGATGCCGAGAACATCTACAATATCTTTGAAGAGGAGATTATTCCGGCTTTCTATGATAGAAACAGCAAGGGAATTCCTGAAAAATGGGTTTCGTACATAAAAAACACCATCGCCGGAATTTCACCTGAGTTTACCATGAAACGGATGCTCGATGATTATTATAATCAGTTCTACAATAAGCTGATTAAACGCTCATCCATGCTCTTTGCCAATGATTTTGAAAATGTAAGGATGATCTCATCCTGGAAACGCAGAATTCTCCGGGGATGGGAAAGTATTGAAGTGGTCAGCGTGAATGTACCCGACTTAACGCGCAAACCCCTGCGCCTCGGCGAAAATTTTGTTGCAGAAATAGTGGTGAATGTGAATGAACTCAGCGCCAATGATATAGGGCTCGAAGTGTTGTTTGGTCACAAAGTAAATGATGAAGTCAAAAAGATTTCATTCATTGAAGAAATGGCCATTGCCGGCGTTAACGGTAATATTGTGACCTTCTTTATTGAAATCCCGACATTGCAGGCCGGAGTCTTTGATTATGCCTTCAGGTTGTTCCCGCGGCATCCCATGCTGCCGCACCGTCAGGATTTTAACCTGGTGAGATGGATTTCCGCTTCAAACACCTGA
- a CDS encoding TapB family protein, translated as MKKLILLLIGLFAVASAMPQNCEAYFPMKSGAFLETKSYNAKGKLTGTSRQTILSVNETADGTVIRVKSEQLDEKDKPGFEQELEMRCKGDVFYMDMKNFLDPSTMGGMKEMEMKVDGLDLEYPGMLQPGQTLNDGNIQISFVSSGMTMMTMSVKIYNRKVEGIESVTTAAGTFECYKLSFDSEVKTILKMTTKSVQWIAKNVGAVKTETYDKNGKLLGTTELTDFRQ; from the coding sequence ATGAAAAAGTTAATTCTCTTGCTGATTGGCTTATTTGCCGTTGCCAGCGCCATGCCGCAGAATTGTGAAGCATATTTTCCAATGAAAAGCGGCGCATTCCTTGAAACAAAGAGTTATAATGCCAAGGGTAAACTAACCGGTACCAGTCGTCAAACCATTCTTTCGGTGAATGAAACGGCTGATGGTACAGTTATCAGGGTGAAAAGCGAACAACTTGATGAGAAAGACAAGCCTGGTTTTGAACAGGAACTTGAAATGAGATGCAAGGGCGATGTGTTCTATATGGATATGAAAAATTTCCTGGATCCTTCAACCATGGGCGGCATGAAAGAAATGGAGATGAAGGTTGACGGCCTGGACCTTGAATATCCGGGAATGCTGCAACCCGGACAAACCCTGAACGATGGAAATATTCAGATCAGCTTTGTGTCTTCGGGAATGACCATGATGACCATGTCGGTTAAGATTTATAACCGGAAAGTTGAGGGCATCGAATCTGTGACCACTGCCGCCGGAACTTTTGAGTGCTACAAGCTCTCTTTTGATTCTGAAGTGAAAACGATCCTGAAAATGACCACTAAATCAGTGCAATGGATAGCCAAAAATGTTGGTGCAGTGAAAACTGAGACATACGATAAGAATGGTAAGTTGTTAGGAACTACAGAACTGACGGATTTCAGGCAATAA